A region from the Patagioenas fasciata isolate bPatFas1 chromosome 27, bPatFas1.hap1, whole genome shotgun sequence genome encodes:
- the PGPEP1 gene encoding pyroglutamyl-peptidase 1 isoform X3 yields MATTVTLEKCGHNVGYKGLDNCRFCPGSQCCVEGGPECIDSIIDMDTVCRRVSALGLDVTVTISKDAGRYLCDFTYYTSLYQSRGRSAFVHVPPLGKPYSAEQLGRALQAIIEEMLDVLEHSEDKINCQHEH; encoded by the exons ATGGCCACGACCGTGACTCTGGAGAAGTGCGGCCATAACGTCGGTTATAAAGGTTTGGACAACTGCCGTTTCTGCCCGGGCTCTCAGTGTTGTGTCGAAGGTGGCCCCGAGTGCATCGATTCCATTATCGACATGGACACGGTTTGCAGGAGGGTCTCAGCGCTGGGGCTGGATGTCACCGTCACCATATCCAAGGACGCCGGCAG ATACCTCTGTGACTTCACTTACTACACGTCTCTATACCAGAGCCGCGGGAGGTCGGCTTTTGTCCACGTGCCTCCTTTGGGAAAGCCCTACAGCGCCGAACAGCTGGGCCGGGCGCTCCAGGCCATCATAGAGGAAATGCTGGATGTTTTGGAGCACTCTGAAGACAAAATCAATTGTCAGCACGAACACTGA
- the GDF15 gene encoding growth/differentiation factor 15 — translation MPRALRDVGAAVTCLQLLLLVSSAEPRPHGWDGDRTQLEAVKKGILERLGMSAPPVVRQRLDQESIRRAQRLYRQKVAEVMRNQSREEEEEEGSVSRSRRLHRLTPTLLRWPDVPQGHQDPRGPYRYRLVLPHTETFHRQLRVARAELKLFKKSLASHATSPLATSLSPRVSIYVLGGAHETPKLLRSQELDRDTLSLDITAAVQPWAAGAEDTLRLELAFTANITASLATSAGETLLLEVETHEPTVRRARRARGLEEECGKSDGKCCLKSLKVSFQDIGWSDWVIAPNSYYMRFCEGSCPHNYKPASMHAQIKARMHSLSKATPPPCCVPAAYDPMVLMHYDGQGRLVSTVFEDMLVTKCHCA, via the exons ATGCCGAGGGCACTGCGGGACGTCGGGGCTGCCGTCACctgcctccagctcctgctgctcgtCAGCAGCGCGGAGCCGAGGCCGCACGGGTGGGACGGGGACAGGACCCAGCTGGAAGCCGTCAAGAAGGGGATCCTGGAGCGGCTGGGGATGTCGGCTCCCCCCGTCGTCCGGCAGCGGCTGGACCAGGAGAGCATCCGCCGGGCGCAGCGCTTGTACCGGCAGAAAGTGGCTGAGGTGATGCGGAACCAgagccgggaggaggaggaggaggaaggatccGTGTCCCGGAGCAGGCGCCTGCACCGCCTGACGCCCACCC TGCTGCGCTGGCCAGATGTCCCCCAGGGACACCAGGACCCCCGCGGTCCCTACCGCTACCGCCTCGTCCTGCCCCACACCGAGACTTTCCACCGGCAGCTCCGGGTGGCGCGGGCGGAGCTGAAGCTCTTCAAGAAGTCCTTGGCATCCCACGCCACGTCCCCTCTGGCcacctcgctgtccccgcgggtcAGTATCTACGTGCTGGGGGGCGCCCACGAGACCCCCAAGCTCCTGCGGAGCCAAGAGCTGGACCGTGACACCCTGAGCCTGGACATCACGGCGGCCGTGCAGCCCTGGGCCGCGGGTGCCGAGGACACGCTGCGCCTGGAGCTGGCGTTCACGGCCAACATCACCGCCTCGCTGGCCACCTCGGCGGGGGAGACGCTGCTCCTGGAGGTGGAAACCCACGAGCCAACGGTTCGGAGAGCCCGGCGAGCCCGGGGGCTGGAGGAGGAGTGCGGGAAGAGCGATGGGAAGTGCTGCCTCAAGTCCCTCAAGGTCTCCTTCCAGGACATCGGGTGGTCGGACTGGGTCATCGCCCCCAACAGCTACTACATGAGGTTCTGCGAAGGCTCCTGCCCCCACAACTACAAGCCGGCCAGCATGCACGCCCAGATCAAAGCCCGCATGCACTCCCTGTCCAAAGCCacccccccgccctgctgcgtccCCGCCGCCTACGACCCCATGGTGCTGATGCACTATGACGGGCAGGGCCGGCTGGTGTCCACCGTCTTCGAGGACATGCTGGTCACCAAGTGCCACTGCGCCTGA